Proteins from one Oscillatoria nigro-viridis PCC 7112 genomic window:
- a CDS encoding Ppx/GppA phosphatase family protein, with product MVNSLAAAESNRIIAAIDMGTNSFHMVVARIDPKLPAFTIIAREKDTVRLGDCEVKTGCLKSEVMERAIATLHRFQDIAKTFNAEQIIAVATSAVREAPNGRDFLKQLAEELDLNVSLISGQEEARRIYLGVLSGMEFNNESQVIIDIGGGSTELILGDSSQSRCLTSTKIGAVRLTGEFVKSDPISREEFAYLQAYIRISLERPIDELRSQFNAGEPLRLIGTAGTIETLAAINAREKLGTVPSPLAGYVLSLKDLRDLVNRFRKLSYAERLAIPGMSDKRAEIILAGALILQEAMTLLGIESLTVCDRSLREGVIVDWMLTHGLIENRLRYQGSIRQRSILHMADKYQVNLEQSERTAAFALNLFDQTQGILHNWGSEERDLLWAAAILHNCGLYVSHSAHHKHSYYLIRNGELLGYTETEIEVIANLARYHRKNPPKKKHENFIVLPKKYREVVSKLHPFLRLAVALDRRQVGAIADFKCEHRPEVREFHLRLQPLNPEDDCALELWSLDYKKPCFEDEYNLKLVATLEQTLVPV from the coding sequence ATGGTTAATTCACTTGCTGCTGCGGAGTCAAATCGCATTATTGCTGCTATTGATATGGGTACTAACTCGTTTCACATGGTGGTGGCGCGCATCGATCCGAAATTACCCGCGTTTACGATTATTGCTAGAGAAAAAGATACGGTTCGGTTGGGCGATTGTGAAGTTAAGACAGGGTGCTTGAAGTCCGAGGTTATGGAAAGGGCGATCGCCACTCTGCACCGTTTTCAAGATATTGCTAAAACTTTCAATGCCGAACAAATTATCGCTGTGGCTACGAGTGCGGTTCGGGAAGCTCCTAACGGGCGAGATTTTCTCAAACAACTTGCTGAAGAATTAGACCTGAATGTGAGTTTAATTTCCGGTCAGGAAGAAGCGCGGAGAATTTATCTCGGCGTTCTTTCCGGTATGGAGTTTAACAATGAGTCGCAGGTAATTATTGATATTGGCGGCGGTTCTACTGAGTTGATTTTAGGAGACAGTTCTCAGTCTCGCTGTCTCACCAGTACAAAAATTGGTGCTGTGCGCTTAACAGGAGAATTTGTCAAAAGTGACCCGATTAGCAGGGAGGAGTTTGCTTATTTGCAAGCTTATATTCGGATTTCGCTGGAAAGACCGATCGACGAATTGCGATCTCAATTCAATGCTGGCGAACCTTTGCGCTTGATTGGCACTGCTGGAACCATCGAAACTCTGGCTGCAATTAACGCTCGCGAAAAGTTGGGAACAGTTCCGAGTCCCCTAGCCGGATATGTGTTAAGTTTAAAAGATTTGCGCGATTTAGTCAATCGCTTTCGCAAACTTTCTTATGCCGAAAGATTGGCAATTCCTGGAATGTCGGACAAGCGGGCGGAAATTATTCTGGCAGGCGCTTTGATTTTGCAGGAAGCTATGACACTATTAGGAATTGAATCGCTGACTGTTTGCGATCGCTCTTTACGAGAAGGCGTAATTGTTGACTGGATGCTGACCCACGGTTTAATTGAAAACCGCTTGCGCTATCAAGGTTCAATCCGCCAGCGCAGCATTCTGCATATGGCTGACAAATATCAAGTTAATTTAGAACAAAGCGAAAGAACCGCAGCCTTTGCGCTCAATTTGTTCGACCAAACTCAAGGAATTCTGCACAATTGGGGCAGCGAAGAACGGGACTTGCTGTGGGCAGCCGCGATTCTGCACAATTGCGGTTTGTACGTCAGTCATTCTGCCCACCACAAGCATTCTTACTATTTAATTCGCAATGGTGAGTTATTAGGATACACGGAAACTGAAATAGAAGTAATTGCCAATTTAGCTCGCTATCACCGGAAGAATCCTCCAAAAAAGAAGCACGAAAATTTTATTGTACTTCCGAAAAAATACCGGGAAGTTGTCAGTAAACTGCATCCTTTTCTGCGGTTGGCTGTGGCTTTAGATAGGCGGCAAGTTGGAGCTATTGCTGATTTTAAATGCGAACACCGCCCGGAAGTTCGAGAGTTTCATTTGCGGCTGCAACCGCTCAATCCCGAAGACGATTGCGCTTTAGAACTGTGGAGTTTGGATTATAAAAAGCCGTGTTTTGAAGATGAGTACAATCTCAAATTAGTGGCAACTTTGGAACAGACTCTGGTTCCGGTTTAA
- a CDS encoding IS1 family transposase (programmed frameshift), with amino-acid sequence MLPSRPNCPDCGSNHIVKNGRIHNKKPKYKCQSCGRQESRKSDQQNNELRKQSYLIDRLLLEKISLAGIARSTGVSQKWLQDYVNNKYASIERRVKVKPKKKVRLNVECDELWSFVDCKENKQWVWRAMDRETREIIGVYIGVRSEEGAKQLWNSLAPVYRQCAVCYTDFWAAYACIFPSIRHQQVGKDSGKTNHIERFNNTLRQRVSRLVRKTLSFSKKLENIIGAIWYFIHHYNYVLSQ; translated from the exons ATGCTACCCTCACGACCCAACTGCCCTGATTGTGGTTCAAATCACATAGTTAAAAATGGTAGAATTCATAATAAAAAACCAAAATACAAATGTCAAAGTTGCGGTCGCCAAGAAAGTCGAAAATCCGACCAACAAAATAATGAGCTTCGGAAACAATCATATTTAATCGATCGACTTCTTTTGGAGAAGATTTCTTTGGCTGGTATAGCTAGAAGCACGGGTGTTTCTCAAAAATGGTTACAGGATTACGTAAATAATAAATATGCCTCAATCGAACGCAGAGTCAAGGTTAAACCTAAAAAAAAAGTCAGATTGAATGTTGAATGTGATGAACTGTGGTCATTTGTAGATTGCAAAGAAAATAAGCAATGGGTGTGGCGG GCAATGGATAGAGAGACCAGAGAAATTATTGGTGTTTATATTGGTGTTCGTAGCGAAGAAGGAGCAAAACAATTATGGAACTCTCTAGCTCCTGTATATCGACAATGTGCTGTTTGCTATACAGATTTTTGGGCGGCATATGCTTGTATTTTTCCTTCGATACGCCATCAGCAAGTTGGTAAAGACAGTGGAAAAACTAATCACATTGAAAGATTTAATAATACTTTGCGCCAACGTGTTTCTCGTCTTGTAAGAAAGACTCTTTCATTTTCTAAAAAGTTAGAAAATATTATTGGTGCTATTTGGTATTTTATCCATCATTACAACTATGTTTTGAGCCAATAA
- a CDS encoding choice-of-anchor Y domain-containing protein produces MGQIIINEFRRNGQFQGNEYVELLLTEDLTTAQLQSFFVGDSSGATAQKFSAYQFRNMASIAPVFKAGTIIAIGGSGVIPSNDITYNPVAGGNDADWNIQLLINNGAGGTYLNNVLVGTNGFGGDFAASDIVWVDTSSAGITSVDSLAWPTTGLGVFGSAAKVQIPAPNNGGNVEFSSASGGINRTASYTIDSPGSLGLPNGGINTIYINSLRNPQVNIAPTLATPNVNPPIAINEDIPSAANTGFSIFNITSELGSDANGDPLGVAVTAADNTNGNWQFSTDGNTWKDFGVVSESSATVLGPTPLYNGLLGNTPSSQNWLSLTNSNLASPTATASEIFSGNGVNLNSTAANSIYAGYTKNSLNPSFPPLDRTTGFSLSFNLQIISESRTNQNQAGFSIVAVTSDRKAIEIGFQQLSATSGNIFAQGDGITPNPGGHTNGLFLAAENVAHNTNIATNYTLRVQGNNYFLSDGSDIILTGPLRDYSGFIDQIDPYETPNFIFLGDGATSAQANINLTRVSLQTPAKVRFVPNPDYYSTPGSEPTITFRAWDGSNGVGNGTAGVNASVTGGTTPFSTNSLTSSIAVNPVNDAPSFVKGVDRTLSSNSGPQTIPGWATAISPGPANESGQTVAFQVVGNDNAALFSVPPAIDSVGTLTFTPLPGAIGSANITLNLRDNGGIDNDGIDTSDTQSFILNLTNPGKFNFRNANYSVNENGQFATITVTRTDANVAAAVSYSTSNGTANAGSDYNQTSGTLNFDIGESVQTFTVPIVDDSEIEQDETVNLTLNNPTNGEDLGAISSAVLTIVDTTPPPTPTPAETPIPTPTPTPTPAETPIPTPTPTPTPAETPIPTPTPTPTPAETPTPTPTPIPTPTPAETPTPTPTPIPTPTPAETPTPTPTPIPTPTPAETPTPIPTPTPTPAETPIPTPTPAETPTPTPAETPIPTPTPIPTPTPTPAETPIPTPTPTPIPTPTTISTPTPAETPIPTPIPAETPLPTPTPIPAETPLPTPTPIPAETPLPTPTPIPAENPTPGETPTPIPTPIPTSAETPIPTAKPGETPIANQNSIAPTTSPTSETPTPALIPAASEDCMCDRITLPDRTSIPGPNIPENTLNGTDGKDTLTGSDINDIINGFNGSDLLNGFLGNDNIYGGLASPVTVGADADSDTIFGNENNDYLVGHAGNDIIYAGKNRDVAIAGKDNDVVWGDKDNDSLLGDESNDSLFGGTSDASDGDLTGKDLLFGNNGNDVLYGQESEDTLSGGQDNDTLHGGKDNDIICGDSGNDLLFGDLGNDSICGGEGEDTIFGDIVNIATDASSQQDYLCGGSGNDLIYGNQDADRVCGGDGSDTVYGGKGDDALMGGIGGDWLMGDFGNDTLQGGSGRDYFFLTAGEGRDVVADFTQGEDLLILTGGLTVDRLSIVEENTTTFIKIANTDQILATFNGVPANLLTQQDFTVIGLPGL; encoded by the coding sequence ATGGGACAGATAATTATTAACGAATTCCGACGGAACGGGCAATTCCAGGGGAATGAGTATGTGGAACTGCTGTTGACAGAAGATCTAACAACTGCTCAACTTCAAAGTTTTTTTGTAGGCGATTCAAGCGGTGCAACAGCACAGAAATTTTCTGCTTATCAGTTCAGGAACATGGCGAGTATTGCTCCTGTATTCAAGGCAGGAACAATAATTGCGATCGGCGGTTCAGGTGTCATTCCTAGTAATGATATTACCTACAACCCCGTTGCCGGCGGAAATGATGCTGATTGGAACATTCAATTGCTGATAAATAACGGTGCTGGCGGTACTTATCTCAATAATGTCTTAGTCGGAACTAACGGTTTTGGCGGGGATTTTGCAGCCTCAGATATTGTTTGGGTAGATACTAGCAGTGCGGGAATTACTTCTGTTGATTCCCTCGCGTGGCCGACGACTGGATTAGGGGTATTTGGCAGTGCAGCTAAGGTGCAAATTCCAGCACCGAACAACGGGGGTAATGTCGAGTTTTCCAGCGCTAGTGGTGGCATCAACAGAACTGCTAGTTATACTATAGATAGTCCCGGCTCTTTGGGTTTACCCAACGGCGGGATTAACACTATTTATATTAACAGCCTCCGCAACCCGCAGGTTAACATCGCTCCGACTTTGGCAACTCCTAATGTTAATCCGCCGATCGCAATTAATGAAGATATACCCAGCGCAGCTAACACAGGCTTTAGTATTTTTAACATCACTAGCGAGTTAGGAAGTGACGCTAATGGCGATCCTTTGGGTGTCGCAGTCACCGCGGCAGACAATACTAACGGTAACTGGCAATTTTCAACTGACGGCAATACTTGGAAAGATTTCGGTGTAGTGTCGGAAAGTTCAGCAACAGTGCTCGGCCCGACTCCTCTTTATAACGGCTTACTGGGTAACACTCCCAGTTCTCAAAATTGGCTGTCTTTGACTAATTCAAATCTTGCTTCTCCTACCGCTACAGCTTCAGAAATATTTAGCGGTAATGGAGTTAATTTAAACAGCACTGCCGCCAATAGCATCTATGCTGGCTATACAAAAAATTCTTTAAATCCGTCATTTCCACCGCTCGATCGCACTACAGGCTTTAGCTTGTCTTTTAATCTCCAAATTATCTCGGAATCCCGCACTAATCAAAATCAAGCTGGTTTTAGCATTGTTGCCGTTACTAGCGATCGCAAAGCCATTGAAATCGGTTTCCAGCAGCTATCTGCAACTTCTGGCAATATCTTTGCACAAGGCGACGGCATTACTCCCAACCCAGGCGGACACACCAACGGCTTATTTTTGGCAGCAGAGAATGTTGCTCATAACACCAATATTGCTACTAACTACACTCTCAGAGTTCAAGGTAACAATTACTTTCTTTCCGATGGCAGCGATATCATACTAACCGGCCCGCTGCGCGATTATTCAGGATTTATCGACCAGATAGATCCTTACGAAACTCCTAATTTTATATTCCTGGGTGACGGCGCTACCTCGGCCCAAGCTAACATCAACCTGACGCGGGTTTCCCTGCAAACGCCTGCGAAAGTTCGGTTTGTACCCAACCCAGACTATTACAGTACCCCTGGAAGCGAACCAACAATTACTTTTCGGGCGTGGGATGGAAGTAACGGAGTGGGTAACGGTACTGCAGGCGTTAATGCTTCTGTTACCGGGGGAACAACGCCGTTTAGCACTAATAGTTTAACAAGTTCGATCGCAGTTAATCCAGTCAACGATGCACCCTCGTTTGTCAAAGGAGTCGATCGCACTCTCAGCAGCAATTCGGGGCCACAAACCATCCCCGGATGGGCGACTGCGATTTCTCCAGGCCCCGCCAACGAATCAGGACAAACTGTGGCTTTTCAAGTGGTGGGGAATGACAATGCTGCTTTGTTTAGTGTACCACCGGCGATCGACTCGGTGGGGACGCTAACCTTTACACCGTTGCCGGGGGCGATCGGCAGTGCTAATATCACTCTAAACCTGAGAGATAATGGCGGTATAGATAACGACGGTATCGATACTTCTGACACCCAATCGTTCATTCTCAACCTCACCAATCCAGGGAAATTTAACTTCAGAAATGCCAATTACAGCGTTAATGAAAACGGTCAGTTTGCCACAATTACCGTTACTCGCACAGATGCTAATGTGGCTGCTGCTGTCAGTTACAGCACAAGTAATGGAACCGCTAATGCTGGCAGCGACTATAACCAGACATCGGGAACCTTAAATTTTGACATTGGCGAAAGTGTTCAAACTTTCACGGTTCCAATTGTGGATGATTCCGAAATAGAACAGGATGAAACTGTTAATTTAACTCTGAACAATCCCACTAACGGAGAAGATTTAGGAGCAATTTCTAGTGCTGTTTTGACTATTGTAGATACAACTCCGCCTCCGACTCCGACACCTGCGGAAACTCCAATTCCCACACCGACTCCGACGCCAACTCCTGCAGAAACTCCAATTCCCACACCGACTCCGACGCCAACTCCTGCAGAAACTCCAATTCCCACACCGACTCCGACGCCAACTCCTGCGGAAACTCCGACGCCAACTCCGACGCCAATTCCGACTCCGACACCTGCGGAAACTCCGACGCCAACTCCGACGCCAATTCCGACTCCGACACCTGCGGAAACTCCGACGCCAACTCCGACGCCAATTCCGACTCCGACACCTGCGGAAACTCCGACGCCAATTCCGACTCCGACTCCGACACCTGCGGAAACTCCAATTCCGACTCCGACGCCTGCGGAAACTCCGACGCCGACGCCTGCGGAAACTCCAATTCCCACACCGACGCCAATTCCCACACCGACGCCGACGCCTGCGGAAACTCCAATTCCCACACCGACTCCGACGCCAATTCCAACTCCGACAACAATTTCGACGCCGACGCCTGCGGAAACTCCAATTCCGACGCCAATTCCTGCGGAAACTCCACTTCCGACACCGACGCCAATTCCTGCGGAAACTCCACTTCCGACACCGACGCCAATTCCTGCGGAAACTCCACTTCCGACACCGACGCCAATTCCTGCGGAAAATCCGACGCCTGGGGAAACTCCGACACCAATTCCAACGCCAATTCCGACATCTGCGGAAACTCCAATTCCGACGGCTAAACCTGGGGAAACGCCGATCGCCAATCAGAATTCGATCGCCCCAACCACATCTCCAACAAGCGAAACCCCCACACCAGCGCTAATTCCTGCTGCTTCGGAAGACTGTATGTGCGATCGAATCACTTTACCCGATCGCACTTCCATTCCCGGCCCGAATATCCCTGAAAATACCCTCAACGGTACTGACGGTAAAGATACTCTAACCGGCAGCGATATTAATGACATAATCAACGGTTTCAACGGCAGCGACTTGCTAAATGGTTTTCTCGGCAACGACAATATTTACGGTGGCCTTGCTAGCCCAGTTACTGTTGGCGCGGATGCAGACAGCGACACTATATTTGGCAACGAAAATAACGACTATCTCGTGGGCCACGCTGGGAATGACATTATTTATGCGGGTAAAAATCGTGATGTGGCGATCGCAGGCAAAGATAATGACGTAGTTTGGGGCGACAAAGACAACGATAGCCTACTTGGCGATGAAAGTAATGACAGTTTATTTGGCGGCACTTCTGATGCGTCTGACGGTGACTTGACAGGAAAAGATTTGCTTTTTGGCAATAACGGCAACGACGTTTTGTACGGGCAAGAAAGCGAAGATACTCTAAGCGGCGGCCAGGACAATGATACCTTACACGGCGGTAAAGATAACGATATAATTTGCGGCGATTCTGGCAATGATTTGCTGTTTGGAGATTTGGGAAATGACAGCATCTGCGGCGGTGAAGGCGAGGATACGATTTTCGGAGATATTGTCAATATTGCGACGGATGCTAGCAGTCAACAAGATTATTTGTGCGGCGGCAGCGGCAATGATTTAATTTATGGCAATCAAGATGCGGATCGAGTGTGCGGCGGTGACGGTAGCGATACTGTCTACGGCGGGAAGGGTGATGATGCTTTGATGGGGGGAATTGGCGGCGACTGGTTGATGGGAGACTTCGGAAACGATACGCTGCAAGGGGGAAGCGGGCGCGATTACTTTTTCTTGACTGCGGGAGAAGGCCGCGATGTAGTCGCTGATTTTACGCAAGGTGAAGATTTATTAATCTTAACGGGAGGGTTAACGGTCGATCGACTCAGCATAGTTGAAGAAAACACTACAACTTTTATCAAAATTGCCAACACAGATCAAATCTTAGCTACCTTCAACGGCGTTCCAGCTAATCTCCTCACTCAACAGGATTTTACAGTAATTGGGCTACCTGGTTTGTAG
- a CDS encoding toxin-antitoxin system, antitoxin component, Xre family protein — protein MEKIRSLPPDKITVLEDFIDFLLTRSEDRLLVSAATKLSEAAFAKIWDNPEDAEYDE, from the coding sequence ATGGAAAAAATCCGCAGTTTACCGCCGGATAAAATTACGGTATTAGAAGATTTTATCGATTTCCTTTTAACGCGAAGTGAAGATCGTCTTCTCGTTTCTGCTGCGACTAAACTCTCAGAAGCAGCTTTTGCTAAAATTTGGGATAACCCAGAGGACGCGGAGTATGACGAGTGA
- a CDS encoding WD40 repeat domain-containing protein — MEKTLWGHVWEVNSLAFSNDGRILVSGGLDGAVKIWNWYKQELLHTLNRPVDFFGAVASWFDSSVGIICCVAISPDGKIVAASGLQQPIQLWNTENGRLLRTFTEHSDSVYTLAFSPDGETLASGGGDHTIRIWNFHTGELLETLEHLSPVQSVVFSYDGKTLVSGSADTVKIWRVPV, encoded by the coding sequence ATAGAAAAAACTCTTTGGGGACACGTTTGGGAAGTTAATTCTCTTGCCTTTAGCAATGACGGACGCATTTTAGTTAGTGGCGGTTTAGATGGTGCAGTTAAAATCTGGAATTGGTACAAACAAGAGTTGCTGCACACTCTCAATCGGCCAGTAGATTTTTTCGGTGCCGTAGCTTCCTGGTTCGATTCTTCTGTTGGGATAATTTGTTGTGTTGCGATTAGCCCGGATGGTAAAATAGTCGCAGCTAGCGGTTTACAACAGCCAATTCAACTGTGGAATACTGAAAATGGCAGACTGCTACGTACCTTCACAGAACACTCAGATAGTGTTTATACTCTTGCCTTTAGCCCCGATGGTGAAACTCTCGCCAGCGGCGGTGGTGACCACACAATTCGGATTTGGAATTTTCACACAGGAGAGTTGTTGGAAACTCTGGAACATCTCAGCCCAGTCCAGTCTGTTGTTTTCAGCTATGATGGCAAAACTTTGGTCAGCGGGAGTGCGGATACTGTAAAAATTTGGCGCGTTCCTGTTTAA
- a CDS encoding TIGR00725 family protein, which translates to MKKIIIGIMGPGESATSTDLENAYQLGQLIAEAGWILLTGGRNVGVMDAANKGAKSANGLTVGILPGNDTRGISEAVDIAIVTDMGNARNNINILSSDVIIACGMGTGTASEIALALKANKQVILLNHSAESQVFFKGLAQFNIFVVNNAVEAMNQARKILANPR; encoded by the coding sequence ATGAAAAAAATCATCATCGGCATCATGGGACCCGGCGAAAGTGCCACATCAACAGACTTAGAAAACGCCTATCAACTCGGACAACTCATCGCCGAAGCAGGATGGATATTGCTAACTGGTGGCAGAAATGTCGGCGTCATGGATGCCGCCAACAAAGGAGCAAAATCAGCTAACGGTTTAACAGTCGGCATCCTTCCGGGAAATGACACTCGCGGCATTTCTGAAGCTGTAGATATTGCGATTGTCACCGATATGGGAAACGCCAGAAATAATATTAACATTCTTTCTTCAGATGTAATAATTGCCTGCGGTATGGGGACGGGCACGGCTTCGGAAATCGCCCTCGCTCTCAAAGCTAACAAACAAGTTATATTGTTAAATCACAGCGCTGAAAGTCAAGTTTTTTTTAAAGGTTTAGCACAATTTAACATCTTTGTGGTAAACAATGCTGTAGAGGCTATGAATCAAGCTCGCAAAATCCTAGCAAATCCAAGATGA
- a CDS encoding type II toxin-antitoxin system PemK/MazF family toxin, which yields MTSDNFGDVVLVPFPFTDQTTNKKRPAVVISFDVYNAEYPERLLMGILKKN from the coding sequence ATGACGAGTGATAATTTTGGTGATGTGGTTTTAGTTCCGTTTCCTTTTACCGATCAAACTACCAATAAAAAACGTCCAGCAGTTGTGATTAGTTTTGACGTTTATAATGCAGAATATCCCGAGCGCCTTCTTATGGGTATATTGAAAAAAAACTGA
- a CDS encoding 4-hydroxybenzoate solanesyltransferase, whose translation MLKELDRQPESTLLTVVRLLRWDKPAGRLILMIPALWAVFLAADGRPPSALVGVIVLGTLATSAAGCVINDLWDRDIDPEVERTRSRPLASRALTVQTGIGVALISLVCAAILAFYLNPLSFWLCVAAVPVIICYPLAKRFFPVPQLVLSIAWGFAVLISWSAAVGTLELATWLLWGAVVFWTMGFDTVYAMSDREDDLRLGVNSSAIFFGNNAANAVGLFFVGTVALLAAMGINLHLHIGFWMAISAAGILWLLQYSQLRKADIPKPIYGQIFRQNVWVGFVILAGMIVGEIF comes from the coding sequence ATGCTTAAAGAGCTCGATCGCCAACCCGAATCCACATTGCTAACCGTCGTGAGGCTTTTGAGATGGGACAAACCAGCAGGAAGGCTAATTTTAATGATTCCAGCCCTCTGGGCCGTCTTTTTAGCAGCAGACGGGAGGCCGCCCTCCGCATTGGTGGGCGTGATTGTGTTGGGCACCTTAGCCACGAGTGCGGCTGGATGCGTTATCAACGACTTGTGGGATCGCGATATCGATCCCGAAGTAGAAAGAACGCGATCGCGCCCCCTAGCATCCCGCGCCCTCACCGTGCAAACTGGGATAGGAGTTGCATTAATTTCCTTGGTATGCGCGGCAATTCTCGCTTTTTATCTCAATCCTTTAAGCTTCTGGCTGTGCGTCGCCGCCGTACCGGTAATTATCTGCTATCCCCTAGCAAAAAGATTCTTTCCCGTCCCGCAATTAGTGTTATCAATTGCCTGGGGTTTTGCAGTTTTAATTAGTTGGAGCGCCGCCGTTGGAACACTAGAATTAGCGACTTGGTTGCTGTGGGGTGCAGTCGTGTTTTGGACGATGGGATTTGATACAGTTTATGCGATGAGCGATCGGGAAGACGATTTGCGTTTGGGGGTGAATTCCAGCGCGATATTTTTCGGGAATAATGCCGCTAATGCAGTGGGTTTGTTCTTTGTTGGTACAGTCGCTTTGTTAGCAGCAATGGGAATTAATCTGCACTTGCACATTGGTTTTTGGATGGCAATTAGTGCGGCGGGGATTTTGTGGCTTTTGCAGTACAGTCAACTGCGGAAGGCGGATATTCCTAAGCCAATTTACGGTCAAATCTTTCGCCAAAATGTTTGGGTGGGGTTTGTCATACTGGCGGGGATGATTGTTGGGGAGATTTTTTAG